In Mastigocladopsis repens PCC 10914, a single window of DNA contains:
- a CDS encoding DUF1868 domain-containing protein produces the protein MDDKYQIYLNRLARMTLPEAYTTQIQHIQESSKFQLLPEGGRQAVPFPGYTVITPPWEEETDNSAFYAHLQSYQQELLQLRVNSDWIVLVPPASFHLTLADLIWDSAYHDVYEKNPKFEEQLRSCLAEIFQQYQQSTQQQTHPIRWQMQGLIVMPRAVGVCLVPQDEACYEQIINLRRAIYQNSKLMALGIEQHYHFTAHVTLGYFGEISPNLDRESLAKLFSQLNQQWTENSPEFTVRRAELRKFDDMTRYYRKPDWPSLDF, from the coding sequence TTGGACGACAAATATCAAATTTACTTAAATCGTTTAGCGCGGATGACGCTACCAGAAGCGTACACAACTCAGATCCAGCATATCCAGGAATCTTCTAAATTTCAGCTGCTCCCAGAGGGAGGAAGGCAAGCAGTACCTTTTCCTGGCTATACGGTTATCACCCCACCTTGGGAAGAAGAAACAGACAACTCTGCTTTCTACGCACACTTACAGAGTTACCAACAAGAACTTTTACAGCTAAGAGTAAACTCTGATTGGATTGTACTTGTACCGCCTGCTAGCTTTCATTTGACTTTGGCAGACTTAATTTGGGACAGTGCTTACCATGACGTTTACGAAAAAAATCCAAAATTTGAAGAACAGCTACGCTCTTGCTTGGCTGAAATCTTCCAGCAGTATCAACAATCGACGCAACAGCAAACTCATCCTATTCGCTGGCAAATGCAGGGACTCATAGTGATGCCAAGAGCTGTAGGCGTTTGTTTAGTACCTCAAGATGAAGCTTGCTACGAGCAAATTATTAACTTGCGTCGAGCAATTTATCAAAATTCCAAGTTGATGGCATTGGGAATTGAACAACATTATCACTTCACAGCTCATGTCACATTAGGCTATTTTGGCGAGATTTCGCCTAATCTAGACCGCGAGAGCCTTGCTAAACTGTTTTCTCAGTTGAATCAGCAATGGACAGAGAATTCGCCAGAATTTACGGTACGCCGTGCCGAACTGCGGAAGTTTGATGATATG
- the holA gene encoding DNA polymerase III subunit delta, whose translation MPVYFYWGEDDFAIEKAVALMRHRLVDPLWTSFNYTVLPPDQPDAPIQALNQVMTPPFGGGGRLVWLANTTLCQQCSDNVLSELVRTLPVIPENSFLLLTSTNKPDERLKSTKLLKKFAEFNEFSLIPPWKTELLVQSVGQAAQTVGVKLTESSVEMLASAIGNDTRLLYNELEKLRLYAEGSNQPLDTQAIAQLVRNTTQNSLQLAAAIRTGDTARALAILTDMINACEPPLRIVATLIGQFRIWLWVKLMIENGERNPQVIAKAAEIGNPNRIYFLQKEVQFVSIQQLIASLPILLDLEVSLKQGASEMSALQTKVIELCQVCRGT comes from the coding sequence ATGCCAGTCTACTTTTACTGGGGTGAGGATGATTTTGCCATAGAAAAGGCGGTTGCTCTTATGCGCCATCGCCTCGTAGATCCCCTATGGACGAGTTTTAACTACACTGTACTGCCTCCAGATCAACCTGATGCGCCAATCCAAGCATTAAATCAAGTGATGACACCACCTTTTGGAGGTGGCGGACGCTTGGTATGGCTGGCAAATACAACGCTTTGCCAGCAATGCTCAGACAATGTGTTATCAGAACTAGTACGAACCTTGCCAGTCATCCCTGAGAACTCATTTTTGTTGCTTACTAGCACTAACAAACCAGACGAACGCCTCAAATCTACTAAACTTTTAAAAAAGTTTGCTGAATTCAATGAATTTTCTTTAATTCCGCCTTGGAAAACGGAACTCCTTGTGCAATCTGTTGGTCAAGCTGCTCAAACAGTAGGAGTAAAACTGACTGAGTCGAGTGTAGAAATGTTGGCGTCAGCCATAGGCAATGATACACGCCTTCTCTACAATGAATTGGAAAAATTACGGCTTTATGCTGAAGGTAGTAATCAGCCTTTAGACACACAAGCGATCGCTCAGTTAGTCCGAAATACAACTCAAAATAGCCTACAATTAGCAGCAGCAATCCGAACCGGGGACACAGCTAGAGCTTTAGCAATATTGACCGACATGATCAATGCTTGTGAGCCTCCTTTGCGAATAGTTGCTACCCTCATTGGTCAATTTCGCATTTGGTTATGGGTCAAGCTCATGATAGAAAATGGTGAGCGCAATCCACAAGTTATTGCTAAAGCTGCCGAGATAGGCAACCCCAATCGAATTTACTTTTTACAAAAAGAAGTCCAATTCGTTTCTATACAGCAACTGATTGCCAGTTTACCTATATTGTTAGATTTAGAAGTGAGTCTAAAACAAGGAGCTTCAGAGATGTCAGCGTTACAGACTAAAGTTATAGAGCTTTGTCAAGTATGTCGAGGTACTTGA
- a CDS encoding DUF4168 domain-containing protein, producing the protein MFIGAIVTSSLFSSALVLSLNANAQTPQSVKPNELRRYAKAMLTMEPQRQQAFDEIKKIIGSGEVPKIICNDNSSFSNLPSKAKDIAVNYCQRYQKVVEDNGFTIDRFNTITTQVQSNEDLKRQIYNILLRLQKNPESR; encoded by the coding sequence TTGTTTATAGGCGCTATTGTGACTTCAAGTTTATTTTCTAGTGCTTTGGTTTTAAGTTTAAATGCCAATGCTCAAACTCCACAATCAGTTAAACCTAATGAGCTAAGAAGATACGCTAAAGCTATGTTAACAATGGAACCGCAGCGTCAACAAGCCTTTGATGAAATAAAAAAAATTATTGGTAGCGGAGAAGTTCCTAAGATTATTTGTAATGATAACAGTAGCTTTAGTAATCTTCCTAGCAAGGCTAAAGATATTGCTGTGAATTACTGCCAACGCTATCAAAAGGTAGTTGAAGATAATGGTTTTACCATTGATCGATTCAACACAATTACTACACAAGTACAAAGTAATGAAGATTTAAAACGACAGATTTATAATATACTACTCCGCCTACAGAAAAATCCTGAATCTCGGTAG